The Flavobacterium galactosidilyticum nucleotide sequence AACGCTAGTGGAAGTGTGGATGTGCCCAAATATTATTTTTTATCTACAACAGGTCTATTATCTCTGTTAGCAAGTTCCCAAGCGGTTACAAATGCGAATTGAGTTCTTTTAGTTAAAGCATCATATTCAATTTTGTCCGGAGTGTCCGTGTGTTTGTGGTAATCAGCATGCACTCCGTTGAAGAAGAATACTGATGGAATGCCGTTTTTAGCAAAATTATAATGGTCTGAACGTTCATAAAAATGGTTTGGATCTTTTGGATCATTGAATTTATAGTCTAAGTTTATTTTAGTGTATTTAGCGTTTGCTTCTGCACAAATTTTATCTAAATCAGATGATAAACGGTCTGCGCCAATAACATATACGTAATTATTGCTGTCAGCGTGAGCCACATCACGACGGCCTATCATATCAATATTGATGTTAGCAATCGTATTCGCCAAAGGGAATAATGGATTTTCAGAGTAGTATCTTGAACCATGTAAGCCATGTTCTTCGCCAGTTACGTGAAGAAATAGTATAGAGCGTTTTGGTCCATGTCCTGCTTTTTTTGCTTTTTGAAAGGCTTGCGCAATTTCTAATAAAGCTACTGTTCCTGAACCATCATCATCAGCACCGTTGTAAATGTTTCCGTTTTTCATACCTACGTGATCGTAATGTGCTGAAATTACTAAGACTTCATTTGGTTTTTCTGAACCTTCAATATAAGCCCATATATTTTCTGAATCGGGTAAGTTTTCGTTGCGTTTTGCATTCAGGAAAGCCGCTGGAACTTTTTGGTAAAAATCTGAAGCAGCAGCAGGGAAGGAGATGCCATCTTTTTTATATTGATTGATAAGATAAACGCCCGCTTTTTTCTGTCCAGCAGAACCCGTTTCGCGTCCTTCCATTTCATCTGAAGCTACGATGTAAAGGTGTGTTTTTAGTTCGTCAGCCGTAATGGTATTCATGTATTTTGTAGGGTCAACTTGACTGACGCTTATTTTTTGAGAGGTACAACTTATTGTTAAAATTGCGAACAGGCTTAATAAAGGGATTTTTTTCATTTTAGTTAATGTAAATTGATAAATGTGTAAATGGCAAAGATTGATAATATAATTAGAATTAGAACGAAGTTAATGAAAAATAATAAACTACTTTTTAAAAATGATATCCAACGCGTTTCTCCATAAAAGCGATGATGTGCTGGATAGAAATAATATAGCATCCATCCAATTCCTATAAAGTTAATGATGACCTGAAAAAAAGATAAGAGAGATGATTCTATAAGAGAATTAATCGCAGTATTTATGAGGAATAGGATCAATAAAAGCAATAATAAAAAGGAGAAGTAATGGAGTGTGAATATTCCATGATCAAAGTAATACCAACGTTTCTTGCTATGAAATAACCATAGTAAGAATGCGAAGATTGGCATAAGTACAAATAAAACTTTGGGTAAGTTATGGGTGTAGGAATTTATGAATTTTTCAATAATTTCTTTATTGGTATTATGTTCTTTAGTCAACTGGATTCGTTTGTTTATCCAATAATTTAAATCGGACAGTTTTTCTGACTTCGGTGCATTCTTTTGGATAGAGTCTAATTGTTCTACAGATTCGTATCCAAAATTAAAATTTTTTTCTAGATCAACAGTATCAATTTGCTGGCTCGGGTTGCTGTCTTTTTTATGGCTATGACTTTGAAAATTTTTGTTTTTTGTGCTAATTTTTGTTTCCTTTTTGGAAGCGTAATTTAAGGGCTCGTTTTGACTCGAAAAAAGTGCAATTATTAAAAAGGTGATAAAGCTAATGAAGATGTAAAGACGAACGGGAGCTAAATAGGTCAGTCGTTTCCCAGAAAGGTATTCTTTTGTTAATGCAGCTGGTTTGAATATAAGATTTTTTATAGTTGGCCAAAAAGCATTTTCATAATGCGTTAAGTCCTCAAAAAAATGGATAAATAGGTGATGAAAAGTTTTCCTAGTATCTGTATTTTCTTGCCCGCAATTAGGGCAAAATCTATTTTCTACTACATACCTGCAATTGAGGCATGTTTTGTCATTCCTGATTTTACTTTTTGACATAAAAAAAACAGTATAAATTCTATGAATCTCCTAATTTCAATATATAAATCTAAGAAAAAAAACGAACTTATACTGTTTCTGAAAATTATAATAAATAAATTATTTCAAAACATCTTTCAGGAAAGTTTTCATACGTTCCCAAGATCTTGTAGCTGCTTTTTCGTTGTAAGCTGCTCCAGAGGATTTATCGTTACCAACTTCTGGCTCCGTAAAAGCATGAACGGCATCAGCGTAATATATCATTTCCCAATCTGTTTTAGTATCGCGCATTTCTTGTTGAAAAGTATTTATTTCGGCAGCAGATACATAAGGATCGTCTGCACCGTGTAAAACTAAAACCCTAGTTGTTATTGGATTATTCACTCTCGCAGCATCGCGACCTAAACCACCGTGAAAAGAAACAACTCCTCTCGTTTTCATGCCAGCTCTAGCTGCTTCAAGCGCTCCTGTTCCTCCAAAACAATATCCTATGACAACAATGTTATCAGAATTTGCACCAGCTTTTACTAATTGGTCTAAAGCTAGTTGGATTCGTCTTTGATAATCAGCGGTATTAGTTTTGTAAAAACCAGCCATTTTTCCCGCTTCTTGGGTATTTGTTGGGTAGTTTCCTTCCCCATAAATGTCAGCTATAAATGCATAATAACCCATTTTTGAAAGTTTTTCTGCTGATCTTTTTGAATGTGCGTCAATTCCTTTCCAGGCAGGAAGTATTAAGATTCCAGGTTTAGTTTTGCTTCCTTTTACGGGAGCAATTGACAATCCATTAAGTTTTTGATTTCCATCAGTGTACTTTACCGT carries:
- a CDS encoding M28 family metallopeptidase, coding for MKKIPLLSLFAILTISCTSQKISVSQVDPTKYMNTITADELKTHLYIVASDEMEGRETGSAGQKKAGVYLINQYKKDGISFPAAASDFYQKVPAAFLNAKRNENLPDSENIWAYIEGSEKPNEVLVISAHYDHVGMKNGNIYNGADDDGSGTVALLEIAQAFQKAKKAGHGPKRSILFLHVTGEEHGLHGSRYYSENPLFPLANTIANINIDMIGRRDVAHADSNNYVYVIGADRLSSDLDKICAEANAKYTKINLDYKFNDPKDPNHFYERSDHYNFAKNGIPSVFFFNGVHADYHKHTDTPDKIEYDALTKRTQFAFVTAWELANRDNRPVVDKK
- a CDS encoding DUF3667 domain-containing protein codes for the protein MSKSKIRNDKTCLNCRYVVENRFCPNCGQENTDTRKTFHHLFIHFFEDLTHYENAFWPTIKNLIFKPAALTKEYLSGKRLTYLAPVRLYIFISFITFLIIALFSSQNEPLNYASKKETKISTKNKNFQSHSHKKDSNPSQQIDTVDLEKNFNFGYESVEQLDSIQKNAPKSEKLSDLNYWINKRIQLTKEHNTNKEIIEKFINSYTHNLPKVLFVLMPIFAFLLWLFHSKKRWYYFDHGIFTLHYFSFLLLLLLILFLINTAINSLIESSLLSFFQVIINFIGIGWMLYYFYPAHHRFYGETRWISFLKSSLLFFINFVLILIILSIFAIYTFINLH
- a CDS encoding dienelactone hydrolase family protein codes for the protein MKKALFTLLGLLFFSSVSFAQLKTVKYTDGNQKLNGLSIAPVKGSKTKPGILILPAWKGIDAHSKRSAEKLSKMGYYAFIADIYGEGNYPTNTQEAGKMAGFYKTNTADYQRRIQLALDQLVKAGANSDNIVVIGYCFGGTGALEAARAGMKTRGVVSFHGGLGRDAARVNNPITTRVLVLHGADDPYVSAAEINTFQQEMRDTKTDWEMIYYADAVHAFTEPEVGNDKSSGAAYNEKAATRSWERMKTFLKDVLK